A single region of the Lepus europaeus isolate LE1 chromosome 1, mLepTim1.pri, whole genome shotgun sequence genome encodes:
- the MEST gene encoding mesoderm-specific transcript homolog protein: MVRRDRLRRMREWWVQVGLLAVPLLAAYLHIPPPQLSPALHSWKSSGKFFTYKGLRIFYQDSVGVVGSPEIVVLLHGFPTSSYDWYKIWEGLTLRFHRVIALDFLGFGFSDKPRPHHYSIFEQASIVESLLRHLGLQNRRVNLLSHDYGDIVAQELLYRYKQNRSGRLTIKSLCLSNGGIFPETHRPLLLQKLLKDGGVLSPILTRLMNFFVFSRGLTPVFGPYTRPSESELWDMWAGVRNNDGNLVIDSLLQYINQRKKFRRRWVGALASVTIPIHFIYGPLDPINPYPEFLELYRKTLPRSTVSILDDHISHYPQLEDPMGFLNAYMGFINSF; encoded by the exons ATGGTGCGCCGGGATCGCCTCCGCAG GATGAGGGAGTGGTGGGTCCAGGTGGGGCTGTTGGCCGTGCCCCTCCTGGCCGCCTACCTGCACATCCCGCCCCCTCAGCTGTCCCCTGCTCTTCACTCATGGAAGTCTTCTGGCAAGTTCTTCACCTACAAGGGGCTGCGCATCTTCTACCAGG ACTCGGTGGGTGTGGTTGGCAGCCCGGAGATAGTCGTGCTTCTACATGGCTTTCCGACATCCAGCTACGACTGGTACAAG ATCTGGGAAGGTCTGACCCTGCGGTTCCACCGCGtgattgctttggatttcctagGCTTTGGCTTCAGTGACAAACCG AGACCGCACCACTACTCCATATTTGAGCAGGCCAGCATCGTGGAGTCACTCCTGCGGCATCTGGGGCTGCAGAACCGCAGGGTCAACCTTCTGTCTCATGATTATGGGGACATCGTGGCTCAGGAACTGCTCTACAG GTACAAGCAGAATCGATCCGGTCGGCTTACCATAAAgagtctctgcctgtcaaatggaG GTATATTTCCCGAGACGCACCGGCCTCTCCTCCTTCAAAAG CTGCTCAAAGACGGAGGTGTGCTGTCGCCCATCCTCACGCGGCTCATGAATTTCTTCGTATTCTCTCGAGG TCTCACCCCCGTCTTCGGGCCCTACACGAGACCCTCGGAAAGTGAGCTGTGGGACATGTGGGCAGGGGTCCGCAACAACGACGGGAACCTAGTTATCGACAG TCTCTTACAGTACATCAACCAGAGGAAGAAGTTTAGAAGACGCTGGGTGGGAGCGCTTGCCTCTGTAACTATTCCCA TTCACTTTATCTATGGGCCACTGGATCCTATAAATCCCTATCCAGAGTTTTTGGAACTGTACAG GAAAACGCTGCCGAGGTCCACAGTGTCGATTCTGGATGACCACATTAGCCACTACCCACAGCTAGAGGACCCCATGGGCTTCCTGAATGCATACATGGGCTTCATCAACTCCTTCTGA